A region of the Methanobrevibacter ruminantium M1 genome:
CTATTTATTTTTCTTTTTTATTTGATTAACCCATTATTAAACAATTATTCTATTTTTTACTTGATTAACCCATTATTAAACAATTATTCTATTTTTTACTTGATTAACCCATTATTATACGTAATTATTCTTTTTTACTTGATTCATCCAATAAATAAGTTCTTAAAATACTATAAAAAAAGAGAGGGAATATTATAAATCAATAACTACTCCCTTACTTACTATTTTTTTAACTCCAGAGTTCTTAATCATCCTGAAGCATATTGGACAAGGTTCTGCATCTTCTATTTCGAACCAAGAATCGTCCTTAAACATTTCACCAGCAAGATAAATGGTTGCTCCAATCATTTCATTTCTGCTTGCGCTGATCATTGCATTCTGCTCTGCATGAACTGAAAAGCAGTCAGAATAGTCTCCAGAATTAGAAGGAACGTCCATTCTTTTACAGGATCCTCTGTCACAGCAGTTTTCCTCTCCCCTTGGATTTCCATTGTATCCAGTGCTTATTATCTCATCATTGTTGACTATTACAGCACCATAATGTCTCTTTAAGCATGTGCTTCTTTTTGATACTGCAAATGCAATTGCAAGGTAGTAATCTGTTTTACTCATACGACTTAAACTTTTTTCATCATTAACCATATTAATATCTCCGTTTTAAAAAAAATATGTATAAAATAAATCTACAAAAAATAATCTAAAAATAAAAATAGTGGAAAAAATAAATCCACAAAATAATAATCTAAAAATAAAAATAGTGGAAAAAATAAATCCACAAAGTAATAATCAGATTTAAAGACTATTTATTTTTAATAATCTTCAAATCAGCTTTCAAACAAAGTTTAGGCAATTTCTTAAAGGTATTCATATTAGGCTTTTTCAAACTGTAATCCAATTCATCCCAAGGATTTATCCTAGGATTGTCTGTTCCATCCTTATTCTTACCATTAGTGCAACCATCATTCAATTTTCTTAAATACCAAGCATTATGCTCTCTTCCAGCCAAATAGCCAGTTTCCTTATTGTTCTCAAACTTAGTTACAGCAGGTCTCTCATCATCCTTTTCAACAATTTCATAGCCGATTTCATTTAGGTATTTTGCAATGAGATAGGTTTGCTTATAATTTATCTGCTGCAATTCAAATGGCAAGTCCTTAAACTCAGGAACTTCTTTCTTGCCTGCAATATAATCCATATATTCATTATGCATGGCAACTGTAAACAACTTATATCTGTTTTCAACAATCTTTAAAGGATTGTTCTTAATCAATTTCAAATTATCTGGAAGGTCTTCAAACGGCCTTCTATCCTTATTCTTAGAATATTGATTGAGTTCGTCATAAGGAATAATATTTGAATGAACATAAAGGTTTCTCTCTGGAGATTCTATCTTATTATGCTTATTGGTCTCGCAGCCTTCCTCATTTGTTCTGCATAGTCGGTCATATTCTGCATCATCGATAAGACCTCTTTTGAATGCATCATGATGGGAAATGTAACCTACATTCCTTTTTTCTCTGCACCAAGCCTCATGCTCCCTTTCTGCAAGGAAATCAAGCTCATCATCGCTAAGGGAATATTCATCTCTAGGATCATTTTCTGAGACCATCTCACATCCAATGAGATTCAGCTTCATAGGAAACTCCTTAGTCTGTCTTATGCTGGAGAGCTTCCTCTTAGGACTTAATGACTCATAAGGCTCATCAGGATTGCCATGGGCCTTTCCGATTTCATTATATCTGTTATGGCTTGCACGTGCAATCTCCTCAACATGGCGGAGCAATATCCTTGGAGTCTCAACTTCAGATAATGAAATGTCCTCTAAAGGATACTTCTCATCCAAATAAGGAGTTATGTTTACTTTCAAACCATTGGAGAATATTGATGTAACATCCAAAAGATTATTAATTAATTCCTCCTTATTTTCAGAGAAATTAAGACCTAATGCACTGTTTTTAACGATATAATCAACTAAGACCTGATTCTCATTAATATTGATTTTAATATCATGGACATGGTTTTTAGCCTTGTCCTTTAGTCCAATTGGCCTGCGGTTCCATTCTTGAAGTTCGTCACAGAAAATCAAAAGAAAAGCTAATGGGTTTTGCATAGGTTCCAATTTGCCTAGATTAAACTCATCAGTCTTGCTTTCCTTCTCATTTAAGGTTCCTCTAAAATAATTATGAAGCAATATGGAAGTTGCGCTGTTTAAGACAGGATAAAAGAAATAAGCATATTTATTTATATAATAGTCGAATTTTTCCTCATCATCATTGAGATAATGTTTCTGCATAATGGCTCCATAGGAGTTCAATACAAAGATAGATGAAAAGAAGCCGTGGTCAATGAAATTGTTTGATGTCATATAATCCACAAAGCCATCCAAATGGACAACCAACTTATATAGATATTCATTCAACTCATCAAACTCGTCAATGGCCCTAATATCAGAATCCACATACAAATCAGTAAAAATCTGATGAGCCATAAGGTTTGTTGGCTTGTATACATCAATGAAATTGGTTTCAGGATAGTCCAT
Encoded here:
- a CDS encoding dCMP deaminase family protein — protein: MVNDEKSLSRMSKTDYYLAIAFAVSKRSTCLKRHYGAVIVNNDEIISTGYNGNPRGEENCCDRGSCKRMDVPSNSGDYSDCFSVHAEQNAMISASRNEMIGATIYLAGEMFKDDSWFEIEDAEPCPICFRMIKNSGVKKIVSKGVVIDL